The following coding sequences lie in one Kamptonema formosum PCC 6407 genomic window:
- a CDS encoding serine/threonine-protein kinase translates to MQNSKYRILGLVGQGQFGRVFCASIRQSGGKNSRPVGQLVALKELSHQQAPTSEFLRELWFLITLQHPNIVACIALEHTATGRYLVMDYCEGGTLRSLLKQDRTLRLLEGLQLVIGVLAGLDYAHRRGVVHCDIKPENILLSLGPKGWLPRLSDFGIARRLPEIGTTRLHQEISPDATVGSPAYMAPERFYGLYSPMSDIYAVGILLFELLMGYRPFSGTPGDLMWAHLNQRLQLPDVIPEPLQEVLKKALEKLPARRFASASQMAQALRLAMYDRAVRQLGDRSIPWEGDIDNEEDDERRKIINFELSITASQLPISLPVSILVANEDYLYAATGSQVIVLPQPTHSQVAAKIQTSVSFPEPVLGILPALGGGCILTQERLYWLGDRAEHPECILDLGSEPIPTVYKAAVDFHSHYLAVAIPGELRFYSLAIESGLAALTLKRTIALTEPNLPELMFLDRRHLLAIWPDTEQKQPQTTFKVYSRRGTTIGSVRLLTSVGQVVTLGSQLLPTAEPYTLLGMPLGSKSAILLIKLLPLKVTRIPLENLPTCACVTSWGYVVADTQGQLIVCDREGSQLGNFSIPVVPKAIAPWGKTGLAIVADSGCIHFLDVNFETDP, encoded by the coding sequence ATGCAAAATTCTAAGTACCGGATTTTAGGGCTAGTAGGACAAGGCCAGTTTGGTCGAGTTTTTTGTGCCAGCATTCGCCAATCTGGAGGAAAAAATTCGCGCCCAGTTGGTCAACTGGTGGCTCTTAAGGAACTGAGTCACCAACAAGCCCCCACAAGTGAATTCTTGCGAGAACTTTGGTTCCTGATTACGTTACAGCATCCTAATATCGTTGCTTGTATCGCTTTGGAACATACGGCGACAGGGCGGTACCTAGTTATGGACTATTGCGAAGGGGGAACCCTCCGCAGCCTCCTGAAGCAGGATAGAACGCTAAGATTGCTTGAAGGCCTACAGCTAGTAATAGGCGTTTTGGCGGGTTTAGACTACGCTCACCGCCGAGGCGTGGTTCACTGCGACATCAAGCCAGAAAATATTCTGCTGAGTTTGGGGCCAAAAGGCTGGTTGCCCAGGCTATCTGATTTCGGCATTGCCCGCCGTTTACCGGAGATTGGCACTACTCGCCTGCATCAAGAGATTTCGCCAGACGCTACGGTTGGCTCTCCCGCTTACATGGCTCCAGAAAGGTTTTACGGCCTTTATTCGCCCATGTCTGACATTTATGCAGTGGGGATTTTATTATTTGAATTGCTGATGGGCTATCGCCCTTTTAGCGGCACGCCGGGGGATTTGATGTGGGCGCATTTAAATCAGCGCTTGCAATTGCCCGATGTCATACCAGAGCCGTTGCAGGAAGTACTGAAAAAAGCTTTGGAGAAATTGCCAGCTCGCCGCTTTGCTAGTGCTTCTCAAATGGCTCAAGCTTTGCGGCTGGCAATGTACGATCGCGCTGTCAGACAATTGGGCGATCGCTCCATTCCTTGGGAAGGGGATATCGACAATGAGGAAGATGACGAGAGGCGCAAAATCATTAACTTTGAGTTGTCAATTACTGCTTCCCAATTACCAATTTCTCTTCCTGTAAGCATCTTAGTTGCCAATGAAGACTATCTCTACGCTGCTACGGGTTCCCAGGTAATAGTTTTGCCTCAGCCAACTCACAGCCAAGTTGCAGCCAAAATTCAAACCTCTGTATCTTTTCCCGAACCTGTGCTTGGCATTCTGCCGGCCCTCGGCGGCGGCTGTATTCTTACTCAAGAACGACTCTACTGGCTAGGCGATCGCGCCGAGCACCCTGAGTGCATCCTAGATCTCGGCTCAGAACCAATACCTACAGTTTATAAAGCTGCTGTTGATTTTCACAGTCACTATTTAGCAGTAGCTATTCCCGGCGAGTTGCGTTTTTATTCCCTAGCCATAGAAAGCGGCTTGGCAGCTTTAACCCTAAAGCGAACTATTGCGCTAACAGAGCCCAACTTGCCAGAACTAATGTTTTTGGATCGCCGACATTTACTAGCAATTTGGCCTGACACTGAACAAAAACAGCCTCAAACTACTTTTAAAGTTTATAGTCGTCGCGGGACAACGATTGGTTCTGTGCGTTTATTAACCAGTGTTGGGCAAGTTGTCACGCTAGGAAGCCAGTTATTGCCTACTGCCGAGCCTTATACTTTACTAGGAATGCCTCTAGGTTCCAAATCAGCTATTTTGCTAATTAAGTTGTTACCTCTAAAAGTGACACGAATTCCTTTGGAAAATTTACCAACTTGTGCTTGTGTTACCAGTTGGGGATATGTGGTAGCAGATACTCAGGGACAGCTTATAGTTTGCGATCGCGAAGGGAGTCAATTAGGTAATTTTAGTATTCCTGTAGTACCGAAGGCGATCGCACCTTGGGGAAAGACTGGTTTAGCCATTGTTGCTGATAGTGGGTGCATCCATTTTTTAGATGTAAACTTCGAGACAGATCCATGA
- a CDS encoding phosphate-starvation-inducible PsiE family protein has protein sequence MNLKKLFQAVIYYTKDENFLHIMETLEAIVSKLLSLVMMVVIIGSVFDLVIYLSRELLTQSDNILKDKLFVVFGLFLNVLIALEILENITAYLKKHVVHVELVIVTSLIAVARKIIILDLEKKTALDLIGLAIAIFALSISYLIIRQTTHRDR, from the coding sequence ATGAATTTGAAGAAATTATTCCAGGCAGTTATCTACTATACCAAAGATGAAAACTTTCTCCACATCATGGAAACTCTAGAGGCAATAGTTTCTAAATTGCTATCTTTAGTGATGATGGTCGTGATTATTGGTTCTGTTTTTGACTTGGTAATTTATCTGAGTCGGGAGCTGCTAACTCAAAGCGATAATATCTTAAAAGATAAATTGTTTGTAGTATTTGGATTATTTTTAAATGTGTTAATAGCTCTAGAAATATTAGAGAATATCACAGCTTATCTCAAAAAGCACGTTGTTCATGTAGAATTGGTTATTGTTACTTCTTTGATAGCGGTAGCGCGAAAAATTATTATTCTAGATTTGGAAAAGAAAACAGCCTTAGATCTGATTGGTTTAGCAATCGCAATTTTTGCCCTTTCCATTAGTTACTTGATAATTCGGCAAACAACCCATCGAGATCGATAA
- a CDS encoding sensor histidine kinase, with amino-acid sequence MGWSDLVYLAVGFGLGLGSNRLFRQKQPSTQVEALPDLEPQQTNPEQLQTLSNQLKQTQLAYQMAVEMSQFKAGFLARTSHELRSPLNSMIGTLQLILSDLCDDPEEEREFVQQAHTSALKMVGLMDEIIAVAKTEHGTEKMDIQPLQLAKIFDEVDDLTYLQATHRGIRLEISPPDAEIYVLADLRRLRQVLVNLVDTAIIQMEEGSINVSAHASPESGLVHIWVDDQRPISAWSESWDLLKRDLDTNAQTAEHPQLSSGLRLLMNQTLLALMKGRLEVLAFPSESEESNFTRTQCSIPIANSLES; translated from the coding sequence ATGGGCTGGAGCGACTTGGTATATTTAGCAGTAGGATTCGGACTAGGTTTGGGTAGTAATCGGCTATTTCGTCAGAAACAGCCATCCACCCAGGTAGAAGCACTGCCAGACTTAGAACCTCAACAAACAAACCCCGAACAGTTACAAACTCTCTCGAACCAACTGAAGCAAACACAACTTGCCTACCAGATGGCCGTCGAGATGAGCCAATTTAAGGCAGGCTTTTTGGCGCGGACTTCCCACGAGTTGCGATCGCCACTGAATAGTATGATCGGCACCCTTCAGTTAATTCTGTCGGATTTGTGCGACGATCCCGAAGAAGAGCGAGAATTTGTGCAGCAAGCCCACACCTCAGCCCTGAAAATGGTCGGGCTGATGGATGAAATCATCGCTGTTGCTAAGACTGAGCATGGCACCGAAAAAATGGATATTCAGCCGCTTCAGTTAGCCAAAATTTTCGATGAAGTTGATGACTTAACTTACCTGCAAGCAACTCATCGCGGCATCCGTCTAGAGATATCCCCTCCCGACGCTGAAATTTACGTCCTAGCAGACTTGCGACGCTTAAGACAAGTCCTAGTCAACCTCGTAGACACGGCCATCATTCAGATGGAAGAGGGCAGCATTAACGTTTCTGCCCATGCGTCCCCAGAATCAGGCCTAGTTCATATTTGGGTAGACGATCAGCGCCCCATTAGTGCCTGGAGCGAGTCATGGGATTTGCTCAAGCGTGATTTAGACACAAATGCTCAGACGGCAGAGCATCCTCAATTATCATCAGGACTACGCTTATTGATGAATCAGACTCTTTTAGCTTTAATGAAAGGTCGTTTAGAAGTTCTCGCCTTCCCTTCAGAGTCAGAAGAATCAAATTTTACGCGGACTCAATGCTCTATTCCAATAGCCAATTCCTTAGAAAGCTAA
- the cysE gene encoding serine O-acetyltransferase, translating into MLKTLRADFSIIFERDPAARNWLEVLFCYPGLQALVFHRFAHWLFILGFPFIPRFISHLARFLTGIEIHPGATIGCGVFIDHGMGVVIGETAIVGDYALIYQGVTLGGTGKESGKRHPTLGENVVVGAGAKVLGNIHIGNSVRIGAGSVVLRDVPSDCTVVGVPGRILYRSGVRVAPLEHGSLPDSEAAVIRSLVDRLESLEQQVQSLSSELSACKEPALESEFARQALTHASAVACLEKAQLAVAASSCRLKDKAIQEFFDGAGI; encoded by the coding sequence GTGCTAAAGACCCTTCGAGCCGACTTCAGCATTATCTTCGAGCGCGACCCAGCCGCTCGTAACTGGCTGGAAGTTTTATTTTGCTACCCCGGTCTTCAGGCGTTAGTATTTCACCGTTTTGCCCACTGGCTGTTTATTTTAGGATTTCCCTTCATTCCCCGCTTTATTTCTCATCTAGCTAGGTTTTTGACAGGGATTGAAATCCACCCAGGGGCGACGATCGGTTGCGGTGTATTTATCGATCACGGGATGGGGGTTGTGATTGGTGAAACTGCGATCGTGGGAGACTATGCTCTGATCTACCAAGGCGTTACCCTGGGGGGAACTGGCAAGGAAAGTGGCAAGCGTCACCCTACCCTGGGCGAAAATGTGGTTGTCGGTGCCGGTGCTAAGGTTCTAGGCAATATCCACATTGGCAACAGCGTCCGCATTGGTGCGGGTTCAGTGGTGCTGCGCGATGTCCCTTCTGACTGCACTGTGGTAGGCGTTCCTGGTCGCATTCTCTATCGTTCAGGTGTCCGGGTTGCTCCTCTGGAACACGGAAGCCTCCCTGACTCTGAAGCAGCGGTGATTCGTTCTTTGGTCGATCGCCTTGAAAGCCTGGAACAGCAGGTGCAAAGTCTAAGCAGCGAACTGTCTGCTTGTAAAGAGCCTGCATTGGAATCTGAGTTTGCGCGACAGGCTTTAACTCATGCAAGTGCGGTGGCTTGTCTTGAGAAAGCTCAACTAGCGGTTGCGGCTTCTAGTTGTCGGTTGAAAGATAAAGCGATTCAAGAGTTTTTTGATGGTGCTGGAATTTAA
- a CDS encoding 2Fe-2S iron-sulfur cluster-binding protein codes for MVKIIKLEPIAEEMAVLTNSNILSALLSKELNVLKECGGRGMCATCHVYIKEGMDALSGMSRREQRTLEVITTAKTTSRLACQAQILGDGVVVELPTGMYINAIDNVEALIGRRAEQNLLHPITGKVVVEEGKLITRSIINQLNETRLQVGDYLARTRGA; via the coding sequence ATGGTCAAAATTATTAAGCTAGAGCCAATTGCTGAGGAAATGGCAGTCCTGACTAACTCAAATATTCTGTCTGCCTTGCTGTCGAAAGAACTTAATGTTCTGAAGGAATGTGGTGGTAGGGGTATGTGTGCTACTTGCCACGTTTATATTAAAGAGGGCATGGATGCTTTATCAGGGATGAGCCGCCGGGAGCAGAGGACGTTAGAGGTTATTACTACAGCTAAAACTACTTCTCGCCTTGCTTGTCAGGCTCAGATTTTAGGTGATGGAGTGGTGGTGGAATTACCGACAGGTATGTACATCAACGCTATTGACAACGTGGAAGCTTTGATAGGTCGCCGCGCTGAACAAAACTTGCTGCACCCAATTACTGGTAAAGTTGTTGTGGAAGAAGGAAAGTTGATTACTCGTTCTATTATTAATCAGCTTAATGAAACACGCTTGCAGGTAGGAGATTATCTTGCTCGTACAAGAGGAGCCTAG
- a CDS encoding DUF3155 domain-containing protein, whose amino-acid sequence MARRRKRKSRRRQEGRRILECVPQYSIESGEDKPVTAARKFIHAEGIVPPALLLVKRNEHTTDRYFWAEKGLFGAQYVEENHFLFPSLKMMMEAALEKTAVGVTGRA is encoded by the coding sequence TTGGCCAGGAGACGCAAGCGCAAAAGCCGCCGCAGACAAGAAGGACGCCGTATTCTTGAGTGTGTGCCTCAATATAGCATCGAAAGCGGCGAAGATAAACCAGTAACGGCAGCCCGTAAATTCATCCATGCTGAGGGGATCGTCCCTCCAGCCTTGCTGTTGGTCAAGAGAAACGAGCATACCACAGATAGATACTTCTGGGCTGAAAAGGGTCTTTTCGGAGCGCAATACGTCGAAGAGAACCATTTCCTATTCCCCAGTTTAAAAATGATGATGGAAGCGGCTCTAGAAAAAACTGCTGTGGGGGTAACGGGTCGCGCTTAG
- a CDS encoding PadR family transcriptional regulator, which produces MKFENIYQFFQDPPPVYLNKELAVCYILSVLLHGDSYGTELIGQLEREFPIYRLSDTVLYSALKFLEDEGVIAGYWKKVEGRGRPRRMYQIFPEWRHQSQDLARLWHEYTGQGNGLSQHRHRNLESGQMG; this is translated from the coding sequence ATGAAATTTGAGAATATCTATCAATTTTTTCAAGACCCTCCCCCTGTGTATCTCAACAAGGAACTAGCAGTGTGCTATATTCTCTCCGTCTTATTGCACGGAGATTCTTACGGAACTGAGCTGATCGGGCAACTAGAAAGGGAATTCCCAATCTACCGACTTTCTGACACAGTTCTCTACAGCGCTCTTAAATTCCTTGAAGATGAAGGGGTAATTGCAGGTTACTGGAAAAAAGTAGAAGGGCGCGGACGCCCCCGGCGGATGTATCAAATATTCCCGGAATGGCGGCATCAATCTCAAGACCTCGCTCGGCTTTGGCACGAGTATACAGGTCAGGGGAATGGTCTGTCTCAACACCGACACCGGAACTTAGAATCTGGCCAAATGGGTTAG
- a CDS encoding cofactor assembly of complex C subunit B yields MNTAVLSSTFLLTLLLAVGLFFFIKASVKDRTEQVKLVSEQAEDVLANELKAYFSQRSYRVATVDAPSHQVTFEGLVRPSLFLAIFLTMLSAVGMLCLGLVLSMLVPAKGGIFLLLVLVSPLAGIFYWKKAGRSEQVSLKLEGLTLEGNQTQSLITVRAHRDELAAMQKALGLKAAD; encoded by the coding sequence ATGAATACTGCCGTTCTTTCCTCAACATTTTTGCTGACGCTGCTGTTGGCTGTAGGTTTGTTTTTCTTCATCAAGGCTTCAGTCAAAGACCGAACAGAACAAGTTAAACTCGTGTCTGAGCAAGCTGAAGATGTTCTGGCAAATGAGTTGAAAGCATATTTTTCCCAAAGATCGTACCGGGTCGCCACCGTAGATGCTCCTAGCCATCAAGTTACTTTTGAAGGCTTGGTTCGCCCTAGTTTGTTTCTGGCTATTTTTTTAACGATGTTGAGTGCCGTAGGGATGCTTTGCCTGGGCTTGGTTTTATCGATGTTAGTTCCTGCTAAAGGGGGCATTTTCCTGCTGTTGGTGCTGGTATCGCCCCTAGCGGGAATATTTTACTGGAAAAAAGCTGGACGCTCTGAACAAGTCTCGCTTAAACTCGAAGGATTAACTCTGGAAGGAAACCAAACTCAGAGTTTAATTACAGTCAGAGCTCACCGCGACGAATTAGCCGCTATGCAAAAAGCTCTAGGCTTGAAGGCGGCGGATTAA
- a CDS encoding nitrate reductase associated protein, with the protein MAYYFRFEDEFVTNLRCIPMIVRYKLDTCGIKLKLSHWNQFSPQERQELVEKSCSEPEEIQVYREGLQKLIIKYTNSPATDLVVEPNPAWMDAVNIPDTVQEKAQEIGVQLTVEKWALLTPLQRFALIKLSRPSHENKNFLPALQELNLT; encoded by the coding sequence ATGGCTTATTACTTTCGATTTGAAGATGAATTTGTAACAAACCTGCGCTGCATTCCCATGATAGTACGCTACAAGCTTGATACTTGCGGAATTAAATTAAAATTGTCTCACTGGAATCAATTTAGTCCACAGGAACGTCAAGAGTTAGTAGAAAAAAGTTGCAGCGAACCAGAGGAAATTCAAGTTTACCGAGAAGGACTACAAAAGCTGATTATTAAATATACGAATAGCCCTGCAACCGATTTAGTAGTAGAGCCCAATCCAGCTTGGATGGATGCTGTAAATATACCCGACACAGTTCAGGAAAAAGCCCAAGAAATAGGTGTTCAACTAACTGTTGAGAAATGGGCTTTGCTAACTCCACTACAACGGTTTGCTCTGATAAAACTTTCGCGTCCTAGTCATGAAAATAAAAACTTTTTACCTGCTCTCCAAGAATTAAATCTAACTTAA
- a CDS encoding globin family protein codes for MLSQLANLSVEADGRYAAQSELQFLKDYFQSLNLRLSAYQKIQAAEKEIIRDVETKILSASPDLLRRGSQDLTSKWRLDTVRVLRHSAAALLIDDRNRLRDRLLLWFQTILGSFQAKKTSELTFQIMQDAIKQYLTAEEASLFIPILEMNRSIFSK; via the coding sequence ATGTTAAGTCAATTAGCTAATTTGAGTGTGGAAGCGGACGGGCGCTATGCTGCTCAATCAGAACTTCAGTTTTTGAAAGATTACTTCCAATCGTTGAATCTACGCTTGAGTGCTTATCAGAAAATTCAAGCTGCGGAAAAAGAAATTATTCGCGATGTAGAAACAAAAATTTTGTCTGCGAGTCCTGATTTATTGCGCCGGGGTTCTCAAGATCTCACTTCAAAATGGAGGTTAGACACGGTGCGCGTACTACGGCATTCGGCGGCAGCATTGCTGATTGACGATCGCAACCGTCTGCGCGATCGTCTTTTACTTTGGTTTCAAACTATTTTGGGTTCTTTTCAAGCTAAAAAGACTTCTGAACTGACTTTTCAAATCATGCAAGATGCGATTAAACAATATCTTACAGCCGAAGAAGCAAGTTTGTTTATTCCTATTCTGGAAATGAACCGCTCTATATTCAGCAAGTAA